Proteins from a genomic interval of Symmachiella macrocystis:
- the recO gene encoding DNA repair protein RecO — translation MSTEQTEAIVIRLADFSESSRVVTCFSREFGKFSAVAKGAKRAKSAFEAGLDLLSVYNIVFIRKSSGGLDILTEAQLKRRFQSNDRDLTGLYGGYYVAELLNGLNEEYDPHPQLYDDVVATLESFSVAGNAATAILRFELGLLREIGQLPAWDICVRCGRQVEPAAWYGMKSSLGGVVCRSCLAQEEYFHRLTAGAVAVLRRLSEESTSPQSRVSVTRQQFTEIRHVLDGAIRQALGRRPKTLKFLKFT, via the coding sequence TTGTCGACTGAACAAACGGAAGCGATTGTGATTCGGTTGGCGGATTTCAGTGAAAGCAGCCGCGTGGTCACCTGCTTTTCACGGGAGTTTGGCAAGTTCTCGGCGGTCGCCAAAGGGGCTAAGCGCGCTAAGAGCGCGTTCGAGGCTGGTCTTGACCTGTTAAGCGTTTACAATATAGTGTTCATCCGCAAATCGTCCGGCGGGTTGGACATACTGACCGAAGCTCAACTCAAAAGACGATTTCAGTCAAACGACCGCGACTTAACCGGCCTGTACGGCGGGTATTATGTCGCGGAATTGCTAAACGGACTGAATGAAGAATACGATCCGCATCCTCAATTGTACGACGATGTGGTCGCGACCTTAGAATCGTTTTCTGTCGCTGGAAATGCCGCGACAGCTATTTTGCGTTTTGAGTTAGGCCTGTTGCGTGAAATCGGCCAGTTGCCCGCATGGGATATTTGTGTGCGGTGCGGACGGCAGGTAGAACCAGCGGCTTGGTATGGAATGAAATCCAGTTTGGGCGGCGTGGTTTGCCGTTCTTGTCTGGCACAAGAAGAATATTTTCACCGGTTAACCGCCGGAGCGGTGGCTGTTCTGCGACGTCTGTCGGAAGAATCAACATCGCCACAATCGCGCGTTAGCGTAACACGTCAACAGTTCACAGAAATTCGCCACGTTCTTGACGGAGCCATTCGGCAAGCTTTGGGACGGCGTCCTAAAACGTTGAAGTTTTTGAAGTTCACCTAA
- the bamD gene encoding outer membrane protein assembly factor BamD, with translation MPKNLKKRNLLPHFFLMVGWASIGLPYLAGCSTVESGREKIGTMFGSSTSSAEERLLADGSLAPMEGQDEFDAAKQLYAAKDFEEAEKAFKKVTKKYEDRPIEEEALFMLAESQFQQERFPRAEDSYNRLLNKYEGSRYMDQATFRLFTIARDWLDGPAPVQEQEVIQASGGEDPESGVVRIDKQKRPFPLIPNLTDDKRPAFDTDGRALEALKSIWLNHPTGKLADDAVMLSGVHHYRTGDYLEAGHFFEMLREQYPNSPHAANAYQFGAHVEQLIYQGPAYDGRGLDKAIELTESTLSLFPDKVNRKRLQKSLAYINHEKARKSWERVQYRLGKGQREAAEINCVALLQDHPDSAFAELAKQTMEELRAERLKRSGMDPQEELIQPELPKYEESYDGDVGEIYIGDIQEGETVENEDTIAPPDFSDVPDLFDNLPTE, from the coding sequence ATGCCCAAAAACCTAAAAAAACGAAACTTGCTCCCTCATTTCTTCTTGATGGTGGGATGGGCCAGCATAGGGCTACCCTATCTGGCTGGATGTTCCACCGTCGAATCGGGACGCGAGAAAATCGGCACCATGTTCGGGTCGAGCACGAGCTCCGCTGAGGAACGTCTGTTGGCCGACGGTTCACTCGCTCCCATGGAAGGTCAGGACGAATTCGACGCGGCAAAGCAACTGTATGCCGCCAAAGATTTTGAGGAAGCGGAAAAGGCGTTCAAAAAAGTTACCAAAAAATATGAAGACCGCCCCATCGAGGAAGAAGCCCTGTTCATGCTGGCCGAAAGTCAGTTTCAGCAGGAGCGGTTTCCCAGAGCGGAGGATTCCTACAACCGCCTGTTGAACAAATACGAAGGCTCGCGCTATATGGACCAGGCCACATTCCGCCTGTTCACAATTGCGCGGGACTGGTTGGATGGCCCCGCCCCGGTTCAGGAGCAAGAAGTCATTCAGGCCTCGGGTGGCGAAGATCCCGAGTCGGGAGTCGTCAGAATCGACAAACAAAAACGTCCGTTCCCATTAATCCCAAATCTCACGGATGACAAACGACCTGCGTTCGATACCGATGGACGCGCCTTGGAAGCGCTCAAGTCGATTTGGCTGAATCATCCCACCGGGAAATTGGCAGACGATGCTGTGATGTTGTCAGGCGTGCATCACTACCGCACCGGTGACTATTTAGAAGCCGGCCATTTCTTCGAAATGCTTCGCGAACAATACCCCAACAGCCCACACGCAGCTAACGCCTATCAATTCGGAGCACACGTCGAGCAATTGATCTATCAAGGCCCTGCCTATGACGGGAGAGGGCTGGACAAGGCGATCGAGCTAACCGAGAGCACGCTGAGCCTGTTTCCGGACAAGGTCAATCGAAAGCGGCTACAAAAATCGTTGGCCTATATCAATCACGAAAAGGCGCGCAAGTCCTGGGAACGGGTTCAATACCGTTTAGGCAAAGGGCAACGGGAAGCGGCCGAAATCAACTGCGTGGCATTGTTGCAGGACCATCCCGATTCGGCATTCGCCGAATTGGCGAAACAGACGATGGAAGAATTGCGAGCGGAACGATTGAAACGCTCCGGCATGGATCCACAAGAAGAACTGATCCAACCGGAACTGCCCAAATACGAGGAATCGTATGACGGCGATGTCGGTGAAATTTACATCGGGGATATCCAGGAAGGCGAAACAGTAGAAAACGAAGATACGATTGCCCCGCCCGATTTCTCGGACGTCCCGGATCTATTTGATAACTTACCGACGGAATAA
- the lptE gene encoding LPS assembly lipoprotein LptE has translation MIRTVQRTVGAATLMLMAFTLSGCGYAVGPAFDNEVHTVYVETFNTDLFRRDLEFQLTEAIQRQVQTQTPLRLASCADADTKLSGRIVSSRKHTLGQSSYDEARQLEIDLRIHVTWVDQRTGELLQEQEVALAPDVVHLMSDGDFAPEVGQSLATAYQVALDEMAREIVQMMETPW, from the coding sequence GTGATTCGCACCGTTCAACGAACCGTAGGCGCCGCGACGTTAATGCTGATGGCATTCACGCTGAGCGGTTGCGGCTACGCGGTGGGGCCGGCGTTTGACAACGAGGTTCACACGGTCTACGTCGAAACTTTCAACACCGATTTGTTTCGGCGCGATCTCGAGTTTCAATTGACCGAGGCGATTCAGCGGCAAGTTCAAACGCAGACGCCGCTCCGCCTAGCAAGTTGCGCTGATGCCGACACCAAACTGTCGGGACGGATTGTCAGCTCCAGGAAGCATACGTTGGGGCAAAGCAGTTACGACGAGGCGCGGCAATTGGAAATCGATTTGCGGATCCACGTCACCTGGGTCGATCAGCGGACGGGCGAGTTGCTTCAGGAACAAGAAGTGGCCTTGGCGCCGGACGTGGTGCACCTGATGTCCGATGGCGATTTCGCCCCGGAAGTCGGGCAGTCATTAGCAACAGCCTATCAAGTCGCGTTGGACGAAATGGCCCGCGAAATCGTGCAGATGATGGAAACCCCTTGGTAG
- a CDS encoding PP2C family protein-serine/threonine phosphatase, giving the protein MTALVTDYRRLVLLICRQFSEATGWVLRFTPATEDTAEAVLDQLNTDACCCWHAEIRDELSIAGYLHLDVPQFNEPNSSLESVTALGQTLANLISELVSAAHQIDASSRDLSTLVDLKCAVREGTDLPRTMSDLLTAAAQLTESWGATFFLLNPTTNSLRLRAVFRQGVDTIPLKTRELRSDQPDFQALIQGPIVVQRDHPHGERLLPSDALSGLCVPVMAENVPLGTMWVYDRRQREFTDRQIHVLQSIAIQTAAILERMVLLRESEVQHRLSRELQVASENQPDDFVNHAIDDPMFEVAAFCMSAHELGGDLCESIPLSSNRTGIAVGDASGNSIPAAMVKATARGALRTQQVEDPDVAGVMQRVNAALHTLTHSQHFMSLIYGVLDSDKRTFTYSNAGHCNPIFIRGDKVTTLESHGLLLGVLGDTEYGHSVVDLQPGDVLVIYSDGISEAMNRSRELFRSKGIIAAVRECREGTAAEILQNIWGRAEAHCDGDSLPDDRTLMVVKIRE; this is encoded by the coding sequence ATGACCGCACTGGTGACAGATTATCGCCGACTCGTCTTGCTCATCTGCCGACAGTTTTCCGAAGCGACCGGCTGGGTACTGCGTTTTACCCCTGCCACGGAAGATACGGCGGAAGCGGTGTTGGACCAGTTGAACACCGATGCCTGCTGCTGTTGGCATGCGGAGATCCGCGACGAATTATCCATCGCCGGCTACTTGCATCTGGATGTTCCGCAATTCAACGAACCAAATTCGTCGCTGGAATCGGTGACTGCGCTGGGGCAAACGTTGGCGAACCTGATTTCGGAATTAGTCTCCGCCGCGCATCAGATCGATGCCTCCTCACGCGACCTGTCGACGTTGGTCGACTTAAAGTGCGCAGTCCGCGAGGGAACAGATCTACCTCGCACGATGTCGGATTTGCTGACCGCTGCGGCTCAATTGACCGAATCGTGGGGGGCAACCTTCTTTCTGCTCAACCCCACCACGAACTCGCTACGCTTGCGTGCCGTCTTTCGCCAAGGGGTGGACACGATTCCGCTGAAGACCCGCGAACTACGATCCGACCAACCGGACTTTCAGGCATTGATTCAGGGTCCGATCGTGGTGCAACGCGACCATCCGCACGGCGAACGACTTTTGCCGTCCGATGCGCTTTCAGGGTTGTGCGTCCCGGTGATGGCGGAAAATGTGCCGTTGGGGACGATGTGGGTCTATGACCGACGACAGCGGGAATTTACCGACCGGCAGATCCACGTTTTGCAGTCGATTGCTATTCAAACCGCTGCCATTTTGGAACGCATGGTGTTGTTGCGGGAAAGCGAAGTCCAACACCGGCTGTCGCGCGAATTGCAGGTCGCCTCGGAGAATCAACCAGACGATTTCGTCAACCACGCCATTGATGATCCGATGTTTGAAGTCGCCGCATTTTGCATGAGCGCGCATGAACTGGGGGGTGACTTGTGCGAGTCAATTCCGCTGTCGTCAAATCGCACAGGGATCGCTGTCGGCGATGCCTCGGGAAATAGCATCCCAGCTGCCATGGTGAAGGCGACCGCGCGGGGGGCGCTACGCACTCAGCAAGTGGAAGATCCTGACGTTGCGGGTGTTATGCAGCGTGTGAATGCCGCACTGCACACGTTGACACATTCGCAGCACTTTATGAGCCTAATCTACGGTGTGCTCGATTCTGATAAGCGCACGTTCACCTACTCCAATGCCGGTCATTGTAATCCAATCTTCATCCGCGGAGACAAAGTCACCACGTTGGAGTCACATGGTTTGCTGTTGGGAGTGCTGGGCGATACTGAGTACGGACATTCGGTGGTCGATCTGCAACCTGGCGACGTGCTGGTGATCTATAGCGACGGAATTAGCGAAGCGATGAATCGTTCGCGGGAATTGTTCCGCTCCAAAGGCATCATCGCCGCTGTCCGCGAATGCCGTGAAGGTACGGCAGCTGAAATCCTGCAAAATATCTGGGGGCGCGCCGAGGCGCATTGCGATGGCGATTCGCTTCCCGATGACCGGACCTTGATGGTGGTCAAGATCCGAGAGTAG